The segment tcatttgtattatttttttcatttgtattattttttttcttccttctCTCTATTTTCCTCATTTTATTTTCGTACACATCAAAATtagtataaatattatttagagCATTTTCTCGGTtcattttccttttatttttatcatccttACAAATATTCAAAACATTATTATAGTTTGTAGATGTCTTGATCGATTCATAATATCCTTCCtctatgtttatattatcatttattagttcttttttattaggTGATgtgtctatatatatatcttcaaATAAATCCTTATTAATAGAAGAAACATCTAATCTGTCAATATTACATTTGGtagtattaaaataattactattattgttatcgctattattatctttatttttatttttttcttcagcCTCTTCaacttcttttttaaaatttgttTGTTCTTTAatgttttcatatttatcgTCGTATGAGCCGTTCAGTCTGTTTATTTCATGTATAGATGGTACTAATATTTTAAGGGTATGAAAAATGTGTGACTTTTTTGATAAgagtatattatttatattattttgtatattgtTTTTGTTATGTTCaataatttgtttatttatattagtttctattttattgttattttctaatatttcattatcttcaaatatgtttaaaatgcatttatataatttgttacaTTTATTCTTATGAATCGAACATATCTCTGAATCTTCATGATggtcattatttttattatcattttcttggtcatatgtattatttataatttgatTCTCTCCCTTCCTTTTGGTATCCTCTACATTGATAGTATTCTCTTCTATGATACTGTTACAATCACTATTATTTTCTGTATTACTATCTCCAGATTTGTTAGAAACActaaatatatctatatctaCATATTCCTTACTTTTATAATTCTCTTTTATTTTGTCTTTATCAAATCctctttgtttttttatccAGCTGGATATTTTTgccatatatatttgtgaaaatattaaaataaataaataaatatataaatatatatatataaatgaataaacaagttaataaaataataaaataatatattaaaaagtaaaaaattcTATGCACTCTTCACTTTTAATTCTTCTAAAAtgattatatcatatttaagacataaaaaggaaaaatcaaataacacaccataaataaaaataaaaataaaaatcatttataacattttattttatattgttttggatttatttaattggttagtataacatatatttggttatttttttatattatatagttgtatttaaataataagataTTACAAAAGTATCGATTATATTTTAGAACATTTgtgaatatttatttcttttctaCGATGTAGATctgttaagaaaaaaaaaaaaaaataaataagaaaaaaaaataggaaGTACCTTTATATGTACCAGACCATATGTACATACATaaaacacacacatatatatatatatatattattatattattttttttatataacaaccATATGAAAATCATTTTTCCttcataaaaaaagataaaaaaaaaaaaaaaaagcacttattttgttttaaaaaatgataaatatatttcgaTTTGGTatgttttgtatttatttaatcattataaatacaaaGATATTTTTCTGATGAGATAGAAagaaaactttttttttaaaacatacaaacatatatatgtatatatatatatatatattacaactTGTAGTATACTTTCAAATGTGtcatttgatatataatGTTAGACATTTCATAAgtgtgtattatatatatatatataaaaaaaaaaaaaagcatatGTTTAAATAATTGAAGAAggaataatatgtattaaatatacatatgacaTTCATGAAATAAGTTGCagatataagaaaaaataaatatatatatataaaatataaatatatttttattcttataaaattatatatatattttatgcatgttcattttttatatttgttaataatCCAGACAGAACATATTTTAAtcagaataaaaaaataaaaaataaaaaataaaaaataaaaaataaaaaaataaaaaataaaaaaataaaaaaataaaaaaataaaaaataaaaaaataaaaaaataaaagtaagaGTTTTCCtcctttttataaattattagaaCAAATCGATAGAATTAGaaattaatataacatatagacaaaatatataaacatatatatatatatatatatatatatatatatatatatatatatatatatatatttatttatttatttatttatttatatatcacatattttatatttattaccaCATACTGTTTATAAAGGATCTATTATAATGACTATtaagaatatgaaaaaatatgttcCTTATGCTGACCAGGAGGATATTAATAATAGCATGACTAAGgctcatataaaaaaagatgaagataaatatttatttatgaataAGGAAAATTTACtgaatgaattatataatatgaaacgTACTTGTTTtgattataatcatttttcaaattatatacacttttatgaaatatatagtaatataaaatgtatagcTCAATATGaaaggaaaagaaagaaaggaGAATtgttttttatgtattatgtTAGTAgaagaagatatatattttttttattatatttaatatttttattaattaatatttttttattatttcgcTTACAATATTTAATCAAGTGtccttttttaaataataataataataataacatatatttgtatgaGATAAATTTCCatgtattttttactttttttattcttatttattgtatattaaatatatatttatttcattatacatataatatattcttacatcatataaatattatgtgcattattattatacaatatttatataatacatatatcaaagagaaaaataaagaaatatataaaaatacagaAATATTAATTGAAGGATGTAAAAgaatatttcataatttgGATAAGGActttgataatattatattgttgtATGCAGatcaaatatttaataaatttacaaatatatttaaatatattaataaggaAAATTATCCACtccataatatttataacatacaTACTACAGActcttctatatatattaagagtGATGATGTTTCATcagatattatattattaaacgatgcatataataatagtgatCAAGAGGACGATATAAGAACAAATCATAAAAGTAATAACAATAGTATGGTATATATGAAAgataattatcatcatcatcatctacCTACAACCAAAAATATtcacaacaataataatattaataatattaataatattaataataataataatattaataatattaataataatagtaataataataataataatattagtacAAGTTGtgattattcttattataataatgaagaagtaaaacaaaaaaataaaaaaaaacaaaacaaaacaaaaaaaataacaaacaataataataataataataataatatatatcccaAAATTATTAGTATAAATAAGGATGATTTCTATAAAAACTTAAATTATATGTCAGACgatatttcatataatataaaaaaaaattataaagcggaaaataaaaatgtaatatcatcatatattCCTCTTCTATCCAGTACACGGAAAAGCATATACAACATATTTGGTAATACCATATATTCTAATATCTATGATATAAGTatgtatatgaaatataaatataattatatacattttttaatgttaAAAAAGTGTCAAgacaaaattaattatataaaattcgTTTTTTACCTTTTCCCATATatcataaatttatttattaatttaataattaatttttatattcttttttcagtattttattataataacacaATACCCTTAGCTTCATCATATGAATTAACgaaaatacatttttttaaccTGTTCAATTATAAAGGAGTGTACTATAtagtattcattttttttattaatttttccttttttctatattgtctttttttatataaaatcaatACTATCTATTTTTTCTTGCGACAAATATACAAACAATGTAAATATGAATCCATATATTACTGTGATCATATAATGAATGATATATacgaaaattttatattcctAGAAAtagttaaaaatatttttgagCAGGACGACCAAACACAAGGGAAACAGAAGAAGGACATTGAAGAAAGTGAATTTTCGGattatacaaaaaagaaTAACACAACATCTAATATAGATtcttatgatataataaataataacataacaacttttcaaaaatataacataaacaaaaaaggtgaagaaaataaaaatacaaacaaTCAATACAATGATATAAGTACAAGTACACAttgtaatgataatatgtataattcaaatataatTTCACAATCTATATATTCTCCtacaaatacaaatattcataataagcTTCACAAATGTGTCCAGTGTGATGATATTCAAATTATAAATGCGCAAGAAATGTATAGAGacaatcataaaaatatgaacaaatatatgaatatggaTCATTTAAATGATGATCAACAAAGTTATTAATAAAGTAAGAAGAAATAATGATTTTCATGGAAAACAGAAAACGTTTTTGTATGGATAAGGATGACATGTGTGATATGAGAGAAGAGgggtaaaataaataatgaagcAAAAGAGAATATGTTAGAAGGGATAGGTtacatacaaataaaatatttactttgataatattattcaagTGCAAGggttcttttaaatatatatatgctgaATATATTAGTATGATGTGAACATTGTACGAatgaatatatgtacatatatatatatatatatatatatatatatgtatacacctttttttgtattttataatttacttatatttttatttatttaaaagaaaaaggttCATGTTCATATATGTTACAACAAATTGtttaataaatgtaaaaaggtacataaaaatatttacaaatatgataaaaaaaaaaaagaaaataagcttaatattatataatgtgatatatataagggCACCCAAAtgaacaattatatatatatatatatatatatatatatatatatatatttccttattGTTTTGAATTATTAGTAGTCCATAAAATAAAGtcaatatattctttttatgtgttggtaatatattctttttatgtgttggtaatatattctttttatgtgttggtaatatattctttttatgtgttggtaatatattctttttgtgTGGTgctaatatattctttttatgtggtactaattttttttttttatgtgttggtaatatattctttttatgtggtactaatttttttttttttatgtgttgGTAATATATTCCTTTCGATATATACTCCTATTATTAGGAAAATGAGAAAGAAAATTGTAACATatagtattaatatattttttatcccTGTCTGAATAAttgtcatatatatttttaattttttgtaatgctttatgattaaatatatgaacaatttttttataactatttttaatatcttgatcgttatcatcatttatatgataagaaCAGAGATCTATATTTTGATTAATTTGtcctttatttattaaatgtcTTTCCcaatttatattcatagtaAATCTTGAGAAGATATTacctataaaaatataagaccTTGTACAAATCCATTGCTCAATAATCGAAAATTCTCCTTCatgtaaattattttgattattataaaaataaaaatgttttttatattgatGAAAATCTTTGTTTATAACTTTTTGTATTTCTACTTTTTCATCAGAAgctataaaaattatacgacaattatttataaacataatatataataattttagtaAAGCGATATGAATAGGAGGAACATTATATcttgatatatatttgaaatcaGTATATCTTAAATGGGAACTTATATAATGatttgtttttaatatattagatatataattattaccatatgataataatttattattaaataataatatatcttctaAATTACTTTGATATAGTTCATTAACAAAAGGtactaatatatttgtactttgttttattaaaacagacgtaatattatatagaaataaattttctaatatagaagttataaaataattacttatcatattatatgaataacatTCACTCTGTTTTGTGTTTATAGTTGTACAATAACCAGAATATAgaacattatatttatgttcacattttttacaaaattgtTTGAACCTATTAACATTAATATTACATTCTTCGAAAGGTAAAATAAGAAAACTTTTCTCTTTATAGTTATCaagaatatatttactaTTTATCATAATGTCAGAATAATTcccatataatttttcatattcttcatattcGATAATAGGAATAACCTTCTTCATAATAtctgtattaaaaaaaaattcccaCCTTAAattatttccttttcttaTATTCCAATGTGTAACATAACACCAAGGTGGAAGTACaagataatatatgtttatctTATCCTTCTTGTTCAAATTATAGATAACCAAACTTAGTctgtaaaatatttctttttgtaGCTGCAAGGggggaaaatatatatatatatatatatatatatatatatatatgaaatattatataaccaTTCCATCTTTTAATtgttatgaataaatatatatacacatatatttatatatatatatatatatatatatatatatatatatatatatatgaaatattatataaccaTTCCATCTTTTAATtgttatgaataaatatatatacacatatatttatatatatatatttatatttatatatatatatttatattcatatttatatttcgtACGTTGAAGCCTTCCCCTATATTTACATcgtacataatatatttcttccttttcaaaaaaaaaaaaaagtcccCTAAATATACATCCTCTTTTAAACAAATCAATTTTTGGGGGGTTACACATATAACCCTGTCTAtcactttaaaaaaaaaaaataaaagtaaaacaATTATAAATTTCATTGTATATAtgacttttttatatttcaatttTGTGCTTCGCAAATTGAGAggttttttataaaaataaaataaacaaaaaaaattcaacTTTGAAcagattaatatattttacataaacaacaatatatataaatatttaaaaaaaaaatcaaatggGTACTTattcttaataatatatatatatatatatatatatatatatataaatatatatgtgtatacactccattttttattttaattttttaattttctttttatttattgttctatatataaatattaacaaaatttttaacacacaaaaaaaaaaaaaaaaaaaaaaaaaaaaaaaaaagcaaaatgAGAATAAgacataagaaaaaaaaaaaatataacaatattaataaaaaaatatttccatTGCTatgtatacaaatatatttgtatatatatatatatatatatatatatatattataataatacaatgaTTATCAAATGtagttatttaaaaaaaaaaaaaaaaggaaaaatatgataaaataaaatatctttaattgtaaaaaaaataaaataaatatattctcctatatttaattaaacaaATTCACATATAATCTTCTTCGTTGAAATCATCATCGTCGTCAAATTGTTTCCTTCTCCTaatctataaaaaaattgaacaTATTCACAtgcctatatatatataatactccctaataaatatattttttttttttaaacttaatttttataatatacattttatgcAACACTTACTTCTATTACTGGATCCTTTTTATAAATCTTGTCATTTATTtgctacaaaaaaaaaaaaaaaaaatttatatatatatatatatatatatatatatatatacaccaAGGAAAGATATAattctaaaaaatatatattaacatacctctataatttttatcaagTGGTCATCAtcaattttgttatatatcaAACCCATTTGACTATtctaaaaaattacaaaaaaaataaatatatattttatgagtAATATTAAGTCttattaacaaatatattaatcaaaaaaataatatgcttataattattttattaaattctaataatattcttttaaaaacaaaattatatatatatatatatatatatatatatatatatatatatatatttatttatttatttatttatttatttatttatttatttatttattttatttcttactcttataataatatcttcTATCTTTCTAGCCTGTTCTTCTTTAACTATTGCAATCCTAGAcacttcaaaaaaaaaaaaaaaaaaaaaaaaaaaattatatattggcataaataaatacaacattttcaatattatattattttaatttttttaaaattttttctaCATCTTGCATGAGCTTCAGGTGTCAATAAGGACTTTAATATTAAACGCCTTTTCTCTAATAATtctctatatatttaaaataaataaataaataaatatatatatatatatatatatacatatgtttatatacatatgtatatagttttgtatataaaagaggggaaaaaaaaaaattgtatttattatatttatatatattctttttaaagaCATACTCCTGTTTTTGTTTAAGTTCCAGTTCCTTTTTCGTCTTCTATAAAATggggaaaataaaaagtaaacttaatatattagaaatgaaaaaaatatttatttatatattatttttcttattttattatgtcgTTACATTTTCTATATTCTGCTTGGACATTTCAATCAATTTTGACTTTGCTTCGGCTTTTTCAATATTCATTTTGTATTCACTTAaattttatagaaaaaaaaaaataataataataataatataacaagaTGGTTATGCAAGATGAtcaaatggaaaaaaaaaaaataattattagattgtgtataacaatattaaaaatgtcatatatatatatatatatatatatataatataatcctTATATGAGCTTTTACACaatatactttttaatttaattaaaaatcaaagtgatatatttattatttatttttataaataatattattttgctTTTTGATagtatcataaaatataatatataaaataatattattataaatattacattattttatatttctctatatatttattattcaaatttatgatataagaagcatttcctttttttttctaacatatataaatgattttattatagttctctctttttattttatctattttttttttttttttttcggaTTTGACTATTTTCCGTGGTGACATATAACATTAAcaatatgttattttaaatataaatttccatatacatttttttttttttttttttttttttttttacttatttttatatagagagaatatattttgaaaattctctttatatattattgcattaattgttttttcttttcatattccttttaaaaaatatataaatatattatatatatatatatatatatatatatatatatatataatgaatgaaTGAATAGAAGCTTTTAACtttttacctttttttttttaatattatatggactataaaaataaaatcatataaatatatatataaaaaaatacatattttgtatatataaactttttttgtattatataatatatttatatatatattaaaatatatatatatttataatccctctatattaaatatatataaatatatatatatataatttattatatgctgctttctttatatgtatgttaaaaattattataattatatagtaataataatataatttattaattaccattttttttaatataaaatatcgtTCCATATATCAAGGAAAAaccttttaaatatataaataattataatatatatattatatttatatatataatgaaaaataaagtatatttataaaataaagaatatacataagatcataatataatattattaaatatatatatatatatatatattatatattatataataatttaatttttttgtaattatatatatatatttttattatttaaagaattattaaataaaaaatttataattaataaaattaaaaaatgacaaagtattcatattttattaatttttagattataatatattatatatattgtatatttattgtaaattcatgaaaaattatgataatattaaattatatatatatatatatatatatttttatatgttttattttcttcatcttttgaaaaatatttttattataagatcatctttttgttttatacttttatcttcttcattttttttttcacatattgttgaatattttaaagatatcattttgttttattttttcaacttttcttttttttttttttttatttgtttatatataaatatatatttagataaaaaaagatatatacacctttttttttaagataatttttaaacattaatctatgtatataaattttgtaaagaaatttatgtatacatttttatttttgttatatatgaattatttttatttaacaaaaaTCAAATTGTGTTATTCTTATTAAGCTAACATAAtgaacaaacaaacaaacagacaaataaataaatatatatatatatatatatatatatatacatataaatatatgaataatggtatatattatatatttttttttgtatttatatctatttttttattttttttttcattgcaTATtctatataacataatattagTTAACCACCCAGTCTAAGGTGTATATATTACgacacataatatatatatgaatatgttatattgtaaaatttaaaagaaataattaaattgtattttttttttttttttttttaaatattcaatAAAATGAGTCTTTGAAATGTAATGAATAAGACAATATATCttcattaataataaaataaaagaaaataaaagaaacctttttttttttttttttttaatcctttatataaaaatataaagagggcatattttgaaaatatatagcatttttttttatactttgAAAGAAAACAAATAGGGAACagcaaaattaaaaatatattaaatatatatatatatatataataaaaatatttaaaaccaaacaaaaaaagaaacatataatatcaataaataattaattatatatctagttataaatattataacaataaaatttGACCATaagcatatattttttttttataagagaattatttataagttcttgtaa is part of the Plasmodium falciparum 3D7 genome assembly, chromosome: 9 genome and harbors:
- a CDS encoding GDP-fucose protein O-fucosyltransferase 2, producing MKFIIVLLLFFFFKVIDRVICVTPQKLICLKEDVYLGDFFFFLKRKKYIMYDVNIGEGFNLQKEIFYRLSLVIYNLNKKDKINIYYLVLPPWCYVTHWNIRKGNNLRWEFFFNTDIMKKVIPIIEYEEYEKLYGNYSDIMINSKYILDNYKEKSFLILPFEECNINVNRFKQFCKKCEHKYNVLYSGYCTTINTKQSECYSYNMISNYFITSILENLFLYNITSVLIKQSTNILVPFVNELYQSNLEDILLFNNKLLSYGNNYISNILKTNHYISSHLRYTDFKYISRYNVPPIHIALLKLLYIMFINNCRIIFIASDEKVEIQKVINKDFHQYKKHFYFYNNQNNLHEGEFSIIEQWICTRSYIFIGNIFSRFTMNINWERHLINKGQINQNIDLCSYHINDDNDQDIKNSYKKIVHIFNHKALQKIKNIYDNYSDRDKKYINTICYNFLSHFPNNRSIYRKEYITNT
- a CDS encoding apoptosis-related protein, whose product is MNIEKAEAKSKLIEMSKQNIENKTKKELELKQKQEELLEKRRLILKSLLTPEAHARLSRIAIVKEEQARKIEDIIIRNSQMGLIYNKIDDDHLIKIIEQINDKIYKKDPVIEIRRRKQFDDDDDFNEEDYM